Proteins from a genomic interval of Nostoc sp. TCL240-02:
- a CDS encoding GNAT family N-acetyltransferase, with product MNQSNPPLPSGCVLRKATLADKWSIRLLVFSAKLDPTQLNWQQFWVIECGDNLVACGQLRNFSGAQELGSLVVASAWRGRSLGTLLTQHLINTATQPLYLECLGERLAQFYSRFNFVPISFEDLPQFPRTTGLSKLNDKFRLSQLAKKLLKVPVVFMEYRGHTNS from the coding sequence ATGAACCAGAGTAATCCACCGTTACCATCTGGATGTGTCCTTCGCAAGGCAACCTTGGCGGATAAGTGGTCGATTCGATTGCTGGTATTCTCAGCGAAACTCGACCCAACCCAATTAAACTGGCAGCAATTTTGGGTAATTGAATGCGGTGATAATCTCGTAGCTTGCGGACAGCTACGTAATTTTTCAGGCGCACAAGAACTTGGTAGTTTGGTCGTTGCATCAGCTTGGAGAGGTCGCAGTTTGGGTACTTTGCTAACGCAGCATTTGATTAATACAGCAACGCAACCACTTTATCTTGAATGTTTAGGTGAACGATTGGCACAGTTTTACAGTCGGTTTAATTTTGTACCAATCTCTTTTGAAGACTTGCCACAATTTCCCAGAACAACAGGCTTGTCTAAGCTCAACGATAAATTTAGATTGTCGCAATTAGCTAAAAAGCTGCTCAAAGTTCCTGTGGTGTTTATGGAATATCGAGGTCATACTAATTCGTAA
- a CDS encoding ISAs1 family transposase, with amino-acid sequence MSEGFEIKSADTLENSPHQRKPAEVADIVRIQQNLVEHFALIKDPRVERTKKHQLRDILVIAILAVIAGAQGWEDIENYGISKRQWLEEFLALPNGIPSDSVALASLRASDTFRRVFEFINPEELNRCFLRWIETLVTKMGGEIIPIDGKTIRGSYDRNQGKSALHVISAWASEQNLVLAQMKVEDKSNEITAIPALLELLDITGAIITIDAMGTQTEIAKKIIDKKADYVLALKANHPTLYRQVEQWFEQASAQDFQGIDVSYEQRIEKGHYRTEIRQVWSVPVSAIGELYQPRLWAGLQSVVMVVRVRRLWNQTTREIQFYLTSLHSDAQLLGRAIRKHWGIENQAHWTLDCTFAEDSCRIRSFHSPRNFALLRRIALNALNREHTYKRSLRQKMKRTAMDNDYMIRVLSFCFLDSTLNSSESFCQA; translated from the coding sequence ATGTCAGAAGGCTTTGAAATTAAATCTGCTGATACTCTAGAAAATTCTCCTCATCAGCGAAAGCCAGCAGAAGTGGCAGATATCGTCCGTATTCAACAGAATCTAGTGGAGCATTTTGCTCTTATTAAAGACCCAAGAGTAGAGCGAACCAAAAAACATCAACTTAGGGACATTTTAGTAATTGCAATTCTGGCAGTCATAGCAGGAGCGCAGGGATGGGAAGATATCGAGAATTACGGCATAAGTAAGCGACAGTGGTTAGAAGAATTTTTGGCATTACCAAATGGAATTCCCTCCGATAGCGTAGCGTTAGCGAGTCTTCGAGCGTCTGATACCTTCCGACGAGTGTTTGAGTTCATTAACCCAGAAGAATTGAATCGTTGTTTTCTAAGATGGATAGAAACCCTGGTGACAAAGATGGGAGGAGAGATAATCCCCATAGATGGAAAGACAATTAGGGGTTCTTACGACCGCAATCAAGGGAAATCAGCACTGCACGTAATTAGTGCTTGGGCAAGCGAACAAAATTTGGTGTTGGCACAGATGAAAGTGGAAGATAAATCTAATGAAATTACTGCTATTCCCGCATTACTAGAATTACTAGATATCACAGGAGCTATCATCACCATTGATGCAATGGGGACACAAACAGAAATTGCCAAAAAGATTATTGATAAGAAAGCAGATTATGTTCTGGCACTTAAGGCTAATCACCCGACTCTCTACCGTCAGGTAGAACAATGGTTTGAACAAGCTTCTGCACAGGATTTTCAAGGTATTGATGTCAGTTATGAGCAACGCATTGAGAAAGGACATTATCGCACGGAAATCCGTCAAGTTTGGTCTGTTCCAGTTTCTGCCATTGGTGAACTTTACCAGCCCCGACTATGGGCAGGACTTCAAAGTGTGGTTATGGTTGTCCGAGTGCGTCGTCTTTGGAATCAAACTACTCGTGAAATTCAGTTTTATCTGACTTCTTTACATAGTGACGCTCAACTTTTAGGTCGAGCTATCCGAAAACATTGGGGTATTGAAAACCAGGCTCACTGGACACTTGATTGTACTTTTGCAGAAGATTCTTGCCGCATTCGCTCTTTCCATAGTCCGCGTAATTTTGCCCTTTTACGACGCATTGCTCTCAATGCCCTTAATCGCGAACATACTTACAAACGTAGTCTTCGTCAAAAAATGAAGCGCACGGCTATGGACAACGATTATATGATTCGCGTTCTCAGTTTTTGTTTTCTTGACTCTACATTAAATTCCTCTGAATCCTTCTGTCAAGCCTGA
- a CDS encoding GIY-YIG nuclease family protein — protein MGLEINLSSLATLEYIPYIDDSGQLPEQFQGKIGVYAIFDQEKVLQFVGYSRDVYLSLKQHLVRQPQQCYWIKVQTIERPSRTVLENTENAWIAENGSVPWGNGDQKEKWTHPIDVKLIMTPEEQAKYQNPANDELAQMKIIKNVARRVEAEISTQLLEVRGLQMQVRFNPKLKEEGLLDLK, from the coding sequence ATGGGTCTTGAAATAAATCTTTCTTCTTTGGCAACCCTGGAATACATTCCTTACATTGATGATAGCGGTCAATTACCTGAACAATTTCAAGGTAAAATCGGGGTATATGCTATTTTTGACCAAGAAAAAGTGCTGCAATTTGTAGGATACTCTCGTGATGTTTATCTCAGCCTCAAGCAGCATTTAGTCCGTCAGCCACAGCAATGCTATTGGATCAAAGTTCAAACTATTGAACGCCCTAGTCGCACAGTTTTAGAAAATACTGAAAATGCTTGGATTGCTGAAAATGGCAGTGTCCCTTGGGGAAATGGGGATCAAAAGGAAAAATGGACTCATCCCATTGATGTAAAATTGATAATGACACCTGAAGAACAGGCAAAATATCAAAATCCAGCTAATGATGAATTAGCACAAATGAAAATTATTAAAAATGTGGCGCGGAGAGTAGAAGCAGAAATTTCAACGCAATTATTAGAAGTGCGTGGTTTGCAAATGCAAGTTCGCTTCAATCCTAAATTGAAAGAAGAAGGTTTATTAGATTTGAAATGA
- a CDS encoding YARHG domain-containing protein, which produces MTIQLLNDRYQVIRTLGAGGFGETYLAEDTYMPSKRRCVVKQLRPIHNNPQIYQLVQERFQREAAILEELGGANDQIPALYAYFSSGGQFYLVQEWVEGDTLTGKVQKQGLFSEGAVQELFMNLLPVLDYVHSKHIVHRDIKPDNIIVRHRDGKPVLIDFGAIRESMGTVVNSQGNPTSSIVIGTPGYMPSEQAAGRPVYSSDLYSLGMTIIYLLTGKQAQQLETDSQTGEIVWRQYASHVSPIIAGAIDKAIAYHPRDRYPTARAMLDTLQNIANPIPPTQPILTQPTIISAPPPQTVAVKPRPNPQGNSQNNILLGSLIAGGLIGVSVIISQVLTKPTQSTADKTVLPSETPSTVPSPVIETPKFIPTTSSVPTQITPTPKTSIPPVDTTAVNTYLWLSQRLVTDSDLDGKDGFELDIMRNSIFASHGRRFDTPELQNYFNNQPWYRPIYSPRAFPSKLLSKLEQQNVEYINKYQDRYGLRYFKK; this is translated from the coding sequence ATGACAATACAGCTGCTAAACGATCGCTATCAAGTTATCCGCACACTGGGCGCTGGTGGGTTTGGTGAAACCTATCTAGCAGAAGATACCTATATGCCCTCAAAGCGCCGTTGTGTGGTTAAACAGCTAAGACCAATTCACAATAATCCCCAGATTTACCAGTTAGTGCAAGAGAGGTTTCAACGGGAAGCAGCTATTCTCGAAGAACTCGGTGGTGCAAATGACCAAATTCCAGCATTGTATGCCTATTTTTCCTCTGGCGGACAATTTTACTTAGTCCAGGAGTGGGTTGAAGGTGATACCCTAACTGGAAAAGTTCAAAAGCAGGGGCTATTTAGTGAAGGTGCTGTCCAGGAATTATTCATGAATTTATTACCCGTCCTGGATTATGTTCACTCTAAGCACATCGTTCACCGCGATATTAAACCGGATAACATCATTGTGCGTCATCGTGATGGTAAACCAGTGCTGATTGATTTTGGCGCTATCCGGGAGTCAATGGGAACTGTAGTAAATTCTCAAGGCAATCCTACAAGTTCGATTGTGATTGGTACACCTGGCTATATGCCGAGCGAACAAGCCGCAGGTAGGCCAGTTTATTCGAGTGATTTATACAGTTTAGGAATGACGATAATTTATTTACTCACTGGTAAACAGGCGCAACAACTAGAGACGGATTCCCAGACGGGTGAAATTGTGTGGCGACAGTATGCGAGTCATGTTAGTCCAATCATAGCAGGAGCGATTGATAAAGCGATCGCATATCATCCGCGCGATCGCTACCCCACAGCTAGAGCAATGCTGGATACTTTACAGAACATCGCAAATCCAATTCCACCAACGCAACCTATCTTGACTCAACCAACTATAATTTCTGCACCACCACCCCAGACAGTGGCTGTCAAACCACGGCCTAATCCTCAAGGTAATAGTCAGAATAATATCCTTTTGGGCAGTTTGATTGCAGGTGGGCTAATCGGTGTATCTGTGATTATTAGCCAGGTATTAACAAAACCTACTCAATCTACAGCAGACAAAACGGTGTTACCTTCAGAAACACCCTCAACTGTTCCAAGCCCGGTGATAGAAACTCCTAAATTTATACCAACTACCTCATCTGTTCCTACTCAAATTACACCCACTCCAAAGACATCAATACCGCCAGTTGACACCACGGCTGTCAACACTTATTTATGGCTTTCCCAAAGACTTGTAACTGATTCAGATTTGGATGGTAAAGACGGTTTTGAACTAGATATTATGCGAAATTCGATTTTTGCTAGTCATGGCCGCCGTTTTGATACTCCTGAATTGCAAAATTACTTTAATAACCAACCTTGGTATCGTCCTATATATTCACCACGAGCATTTCCATCTAAACTGCTGTCAAAATTAGAGCAGCAGAATGTCGAGTATATCAACAAATATCAAGATCGTTACGGCTTGAGATATTTTAAGAAATAA
- a CDS encoding Mo-dependent nitrogenase C-terminal domain-containing protein, which translates to MLKIKNQRIFLPAFIQPLGQNNLADSKKELDKPKLDLLQPLRQWLDEIEIQNQKLAKFIAKLIPAQCPFERDIKLFGRKIGHIPPMCKLNPLYNELVYLRFRALCYLVDQCGEDIQSYC; encoded by the coding sequence ATGCTTAAAATCAAGAATCAGCGTATTTTTTTGCCTGCGTTTATTCAACCTTTAGGACAAAATAATCTAGCAGATAGCAAAAAGGAATTAGATAAACCTAAATTAGATTTATTGCAACCATTACGTCAATGGCTGGATGAAATTGAGATTCAGAATCAGAAATTAGCGAAATTTATTGCTAAACTGATTCCTGCTCAGTGTCCATTCGAGCGTGATATCAAGCTTTTTGGTCGCAAAATAGGACACATTCCGCCAATGTGCAAGCTCAATCCACTTTATAACGAACTTGTCTACTTGCGTTTTCGCGCTTTGTGTTATTTAGTAGATCAGTGTGGAGAGGATATTCAATCCTACTGCTGA
- a CDS encoding cupin domain-containing protein has product MEIQIEHRPRQERLNELGVYKWDIWRKEVSKFPWTYDSQETCYFLEGDVVVTPDGKQPVQMGKGDLVIFPAGMSCIWEITSDVKKHYYFD; this is encoded by the coding sequence ATGGAAATTCAAATTGAGCATCGGCCCAGACAAGAACGCCTCAATGAATTGGGTGTCTATAAATGGGATATTTGGAGAAAGGAAGTCTCAAAATTCCCTTGGACTTATGATTCTCAAGAAACTTGTTACTTTTTGGAAGGCGATGTGGTTGTTACTCCTGATGGTAAACAGCCAGTTCAAATGGGTAAAGGCGATTTGGTGATTTTTCCGGCTGGAATGTCCTGTATCTGGGAAATTACAAGCGACGTGAAAAAACATTATTACTTTGATTAG
- a CDS encoding creatininase family protein has product MLLHLSTWQEVEAYLQQSKGIIFPIGSTEQHGPTGLIGTDAICAEAIAAGVGDATGAIVAPTINVGMALHHTAFPGTISLRPSTLIQVVRDYVTCLAKAGFSKFYFINGHGGNIATLKAAFSETYAHLEDLQIANAQQVQCQVANWFMCGSVYKLAKELYGDQEGSHATPSEVALTQYVYPQVIKQAPLSPEVASGHRIYSAADFRVRYSDGRMGSNPGLATPEHGKQFYDLAVKELSNGYLEFVNAD; this is encoded by the coding sequence ATGTTACTGCATTTGAGTACTTGGCAAGAAGTCGAAGCTTATTTACAGCAGTCAAAGGGGATTATTTTCCCTATTGGTTCTACAGAACAACATGGGCCAACGGGGTTAATTGGTACTGATGCCATTTGTGCAGAAGCGATCGCAGCTGGTGTGGGTGATGCAACTGGCGCGATCGTTGCCCCTACAATTAATGTGGGCATGGCACTGCATCATACTGCTTTTCCTGGCACAATCAGTCTGCGTCCTAGCACATTAATTCAAGTAGTTCGAGATTATGTAACTTGTTTAGCCAAAGCTGGTTTTAGCAAGTTCTACTTTATCAACGGACACGGTGGTAATATTGCCACCCTCAAAGCGGCGTTCTCCGAAACTTATGCCCATTTAGAAGATTTGCAGATTGCCAATGCTCAACAGGTACAGTGTCAAGTGGCAAACTGGTTTATGTGCGGTTCTGTATATAAGCTAGCTAAAGAATTATATGGGGATCAAGAAGGTTCTCATGCAACACCAAGTGAAGTAGCCCTCACCCAATACGTTTATCCACAAGTGATTAAGCAAGCACCCCTTTCACCAGAAGTTGCAAGCGGACACAGGATTTATAGTGCGGCTGACTTTCGAGTACGTTATTCAGATGGACGTATGGGATCAAATCCTGGTTTAGCAACACCAGAACACGGAAAGCAATTTTATGATTTGGCGGTGAAAGAACTCAGCAATGGATATTTGGAATTTGTGAACGCAGATTGA
- a CDS encoding CPBP family intramembrane glutamic endopeptidase has protein sequence MVEQQKQEPEIPYLTRIQVLGAMGATAIILLIVAKLSLHFGNFSLFSWKWDEKDLLLGIGLGFVITALSGIAYRVWTPYRKSADYYLEVVLKPLALPDLIWLGLLPGLSEELLFRGVMLSALGLDHLAVIVSSFCFGILHFSGSQQWPYVIWATIVGMVLAYSALLTGNLLVPIVAHMITNWISSYFWKMWQLRQLKNKF, from the coding sequence GTGGTTGAACAACAAAAACAAGAGCCAGAAATTCCATATCTGACACGCATCCAAGTACTTGGGGCAATGGGAGCGACTGCAATCATTTTGTTGATAGTCGCCAAACTCTCGTTGCACTTTGGTAACTTTTCCCTATTTTCCTGGAAGTGGGACGAGAAAGATTTGCTGTTGGGTATAGGATTGGGATTCGTCATCACCGCCTTAAGTGGCATAGCTTATCGCGTTTGGACTCCCTATCGTAAAAGTGCAGATTATTATCTAGAAGTCGTACTGAAGCCCTTAGCCTTACCAGACTTAATTTGGCTCGGTTTACTACCGGGGTTGAGTGAAGAATTGTTATTTCGGGGTGTAATGCTGTCAGCTTTAGGATTAGATCATCTGGCTGTCATTGTATCTAGTTTTTGCTTTGGCATCTTGCATTTTAGTGGTTCTCAACAATGGCCTTATGTAATTTGGGCAACAATTGTTGGGATGGTATTGGCATATAGCGCCTTGCTTACGGGCAACCTATTAGTGCCGATTGTCGCTCACATGATTACCAATTGGATTTCTAGCTATTTCTGGAAAATGTGGCAATTGCGGCAATTAAAAAATAAATTTTGA
- a CDS encoding DUF3326 domain-containing protein: MRPYTAILIVPTGIGAAIGGYAGDALPVAKVIAQVCDRLITHPNVMNGASLYWNLPNASYVEGYGLDKFASGCWGLRPVRSNKVGLLLDQAIEPELRLRHIQAADAVRATLGLTLTDYVITDAPLNVELRTTASGASWGTIGNPDSLLRAAEILIKKAGAEAIAVVARFPDDMDSEAVQKYRHGEGVDPLAGAEAVISHLLVRTFQIPCAHSPALLSEPPQPDLSPRSAAEELGYTFLPCVLVGLSRAPQFIIDKAAIASEKGDIWADEVDAAIAPANACGSSALLSLSQRRCQIITVEENKTLIKVPPQPLGIKVIQVNSYLEAVGVLVAHKAGINPSALRPKLSPLQPVIKSKELNLY, encoded by the coding sequence ATGCGTCCATACACCGCTATTTTAATCGTACCAACTGGCATTGGGGCTGCCATTGGGGGTTATGCAGGAGATGCTTTGCCTGTTGCCAAAGTTATAGCACAGGTTTGCGATCGCCTAATTACTCACCCCAATGTCATGAATGGCGCAAGTTTGTATTGGAATCTGCCAAATGCTTCTTATGTTGAAGGTTACGGACTTGACAAATTCGCCTCTGGATGCTGGGGTTTGCGTCCAGTCCGCAGCAACAAAGTAGGTTTGCTTTTAGACCAAGCCATTGAGCCAGAGTTACGGCTACGACATATACAAGCAGCCGATGCAGTCAGAGCAACTCTAGGATTGACCTTAACAGATTATGTAATTACAGATGCACCATTAAATGTAGAATTACGGACTACAGCATCGGGAGCGAGTTGGGGAACAATTGGCAACCCGGATAGTTTATTACGGGCAGCTGAGATATTAATTAAAAAAGCGGGGGCAGAAGCGATCGCAGTTGTTGCCCGTTTCCCCGATGATATGGACTCAGAAGCAGTACAAAAATATCGCCACGGTGAAGGCGTTGATCCCTTAGCGGGTGCAGAAGCCGTAATTAGTCATTTGCTAGTGCGAACCTTTCAAATTCCTTGCGCCCATTCTCCCGCCCTTTTGAGCGAACCTCCACAACCTGATTTATCTCCCCGTTCCGCCGCCGAAGAATTGGGCTATACTTTTTTGCCGTGCGTCCTTGTAGGATTAAGTCGTGCCCCACAATTTATAATAGATAAAGCAGCGATTGCATCAGAAAAAGGAGATATTTGGGCAGATGAAGTGGATGCTGCGATCGCACCTGCAAATGCTTGTGGTAGCAGTGCTTTACTGAGTTTAAGCCAAAGACGATGCCAAATAATTACAGTAGAAGAAAATAAAACTCTAATCAAAGTTCCTCCCCAACCGTTGGGGATCAAAGTTATACAGGTAAACTCATATTTAGAAGCAGTAGGCGTATTAGTAGCACACAAAGCAGGCATTAACCCCTCCGCTCTCCGTCCCAAACTATCACCTTTGCAGCCAGTAATTAAAAGTAAGGAGTTAAATTTATACTAA
- a CDS encoding tetratricopeptide repeat protein: MDAEAALAWLDAIIPPQTGERLSDLQKVILVQVWLGRKYLDIAHAYGCTEGHAKDAGSQLWKLLSKVLREKITKSNCRATLERVLRKTTAISSSLIDYSRSHQFTPKLEDSNFIGRTEAIAHLNTLVNQGSKVIVIQGEGGLGKTTLAQQYLHQEFDLVLELLMAKETQNITPAERVVEEWLKQDFDQEPGVEFGVTLGRLKRELHNRRIGVLIDNLEPALDQQGGLIASHRNYVELLRILADARVQSVTLITSRDRLCEPGLNVNHYRLPSLDQSAWQKFFSNRGLAIDSPTLQIMHRTYGGNAKAMGILCGSIQEDFGGDMVLYWQENHADPLAATDLKNLAVSQINRLQTLDPQAYRLLCRFGCYRYQDIPTIPSPGLFCLLWDVPPDQHRQIIASLRNRSLVECDKGEYWLHPVIQKEAIARLRPSDEWEIANHKAAEFWTASVKQIETFKDALQALEAYYHYIEIHEFELAGKVILKSRNNQWQQFLPLGSTLYRMGLIQPILTAINQVVNNLENDQNLSELYNILGDLYWITGKISQAIVCQEKTITLVTQALKSLVPQPENKHPVYYLRMLEVDSLLSIGLYKIDLWELEAAANLFQQVIYLAQNTEHHRWAEKASVCLALVYSYLGFPDASSALADIAYQNITNEKLIEQTGRFVYFMQILGQTYVNLGEFSQANQIFHQALTFAEESHYMQVKAKTLNGLAEINRQQANFELALVHHREAIELLDKIGAKCDLAEAYYQLGLTYQKMAKPDESKLNFNQGVQLFTEIKAPKQVEKISTLRG; the protein is encoded by the coding sequence ATGGACGCTGAAGCAGCATTAGCATGGTTAGATGCCATAATTCCCCCTCAGACTGGGGAACGGTTGAGCGATTTGCAAAAAGTGATTCTTGTGCAAGTTTGGTTGGGTAGAAAATACTTGGATATCGCTCATGCTTACGGCTGTACGGAAGGACACGCCAAGGATGCTGGTTCTCAGTTATGGAAGTTACTTTCTAAGGTATTGCGAGAAAAGATAACCAAAAGTAATTGTCGTGCTACTTTGGAACGGGTTCTGAGAAAAACGACTGCAATATCATCCAGTCTGATTGATTACTCGCGATCGCACCAATTCACCCCAAAATTAGAGGATAGCAATTTTATTGGACGAACAGAAGCGATCGCTCACCTGAATACTTTGGTAAATCAAGGCTCGAAAGTCATTGTTATCCAAGGTGAGGGAGGCTTAGGCAAAACTACTCTAGCGCAGCAATATCTTCATCAAGAGTTTGACTTGGTTTTAGAACTGCTGATGGCGAAGGAAACGCAGAATATCACCCCCGCCGAACGAGTAGTAGAAGAATGGCTAAAACAAGACTTTGATCAAGAACCTGGGGTAGAATTTGGGGTGACATTGGGAAGACTCAAGCGCGAACTCCACAATCGGCGAATTGGGGTGTTAATTGACAATCTGGAACCTGCATTAGATCAACAAGGTGGGTTGATTGCTTCTCACCGCAACTATGTAGAACTATTGCGGATTTTAGCTGATGCGAGAGTGCAATCTGTCACCTTGATTACCAGTCGCGATCGCCTTTGTGAACCTGGGTTGAATGTGAATCACTATCGGCTTCCTAGTTTAGATCAAAGCGCATGGCAAAAGTTTTTTAGCAACCGAGGATTAGCCATCGACTCGCCAACTTTGCAAATCATGCATCGCACTTATGGCGGTAATGCTAAAGCAATGGGAATTCTCTGCGGTTCGATTCAGGAGGATTTTGGCGGTGACATGGTTCTTTATTGGCAAGAAAATCATGCCGATCCTTTAGCAGCAACGGACTTAAAAAATTTAGCCGTTAGTCAAATCAATCGTTTGCAAACTCTTGACCCCCAAGCATATCGCTTACTTTGCCGTTTTGGATGTTATCGTTACCAAGATATACCCACCATCCCATCACCAGGGTTATTTTGCTTACTTTGGGATGTCCCACCCGATCAACATCGCCAAATCATCGCCTCCTTGAGAAATCGGTCTTTGGTGGAGTGCGATAAAGGTGAATACTGGCTGCATCCGGTGATTCAGAAAGAAGCGATCGCGCGTTTACGCCCCAGCGATGAATGGGAAATTGCCAACCACAAAGCAGCAGAGTTTTGGACAGCTAGTGTTAAACAAATTGAAACTTTTAAAGATGCTTTACAAGCTCTAGAAGCATATTATCATTATATAGAAATTCATGAGTTTGAGTTAGCGGGTAAGGTAATTTTAAAAAGCCGAAATAATCAATGGCAGCAGTTTTTACCTCTTGGTAGTACCTTGTATCGCATGGGTTTAATTCAGCCGATACTGACTGCAATTAATCAAGTTGTAAACAATTTAGAAAATGACCAAAATCTTAGCGAACTTTATAATATACTAGGCGATCTATATTGGATAACAGGGAAAATTAGTCAAGCGATCGTCTGTCAAGAGAAGACTATTACTCTGGTAACCCAAGCACTCAAATCACTTGTACCTCAGCCAGAAAATAAACATCCAGTTTACTATCTGAGGATGTTAGAGGTAGATTCTTTATTAAGTATTGGTCTTTACAAAATAGATTTGTGGGAACTAGAGGCAGCCGCAAATTTATTTCAACAAGTAATTTACCTAGCCCAAAATACCGAGCATCATCGCTGGGCAGAAAAAGCTTCAGTTTGTTTAGCTTTGGTGTATTCTTATTTAGGTTTTCCTGATGCTTCATCTGCATTAGCAGATATAGCTTATCAAAATATTACGAACGAAAAACTGATAGAACAGACTGGAAGATTTGTCTATTTTATGCAAATTTTGGGTCAAACTTATGTCAATTTAGGAGAATTTTCTCAGGCAAATCAGATATTCCACCAAGCTTTGACTTTTGCTGAAGAAAGTCATTATATGCAGGTAAAAGCAAAAACACTCAATGGTTTAGCAGAAATAAATCGACAACAAGCAAATTTTGAATTAGCCCTAGTTCATCATAGAGAAGCAATCGAACTGTTGGATAAAATAGGTGCTAAGTGCGATCTAGCTGAAGCTTATTATCAATTAGGTTTAACTTATCAAAAGATGGCAAAGCCTGATGAAAGTAAACTTAATTTTAATCAAGGAGTTCAGCTATTTACTGAAATAAAAGCTCCGAAACAAGTTGAAAAAATTTCAACTTTACGGGGTTAG
- a CDS encoding type II toxin-antitoxin system VapC family toxin produces MIIADTGFFVALGNQNDQYHQLAIQVLNALNEPLVTTYPVITETCYLLLARGGGNNAQCTFLREVAQEAFEVFDLRSHHVGRIVELMEKYADLPMDMADASLVVLAEHLGHGRILTVDQRDFNTYRWNNSNPFKNLLLNFE; encoded by the coding sequence ATGATCATCGCTGATACTGGCTTTTTCGTTGCACTTGGGAACCAAAACGATCAATACCATCAATTAGCAATACAAGTTTTAAATGCTCTCAATGAACCACTAGTCACTACTTACCCTGTAATTACCGAAACTTGTTACCTTCTTCTTGCTAGAGGAGGTGGTAATAATGCTCAATGTACTTTTTTGAGAGAGGTTGCACAGGAAGCATTTGAGGTGTTTGATTTACGAAGTCACCATGTTGGACGCATAGTTGAACTCATGGAAAAATATGCCGATTTGCCAATGGATATGGCAGATGCTTCTCTAGTTGTTTTAGCAGAACATCTGGGACATGGGCGAATTTTGACAGTTGATCAACGAGACTTTAATACCTACCGTTGGAATAACAGTAATCCTTTCAAGAACTTGCTGCTGAATTTTGAATAA